A section of the Babylonia areolata isolate BAREFJ2019XMU chromosome 1, ASM4173473v1, whole genome shotgun sequence genome encodes:
- the LOC143293522 gene encoding uncharacterized protein LOC143293522, producing the protein MTSAAFLAIMVMLGVLVFPEVTHAFTRKTRAFRSENFQRLPYKRDNPSGMDLEDTKFPLPKPQPSWMLSGGSRDLTVEELADRLTENRGLALDFVLKFVDADGDGLISASEVLPPVRRRRR; encoded by the exons ATGACGTCAGCTGCGTTCCTTGCCATCATGGTGATGCTGGGTGTTCTCGTTTTCCCGGAAGTGACGCACGCGTTCACCCGGAAGACACGTGCTTTCAGGAGCGAGAACTTCCAGCGACTTCCGTACAAACGAGACAACCCTTCTGGCATGGACCTCGAAGACACCAAGTTCCCTTTACCGAAGCCCCAACCGTCATGGATGCTGAGCGGAGG gagcAGAGACCTGACTGTGGAAGAGCTGGCAGACAGGCTGACGGAGAACAGAGGTCTGGCACTGGACTTTGTCCTCAAGTTCGTGGACGCGGATG GTGACGGGCTGATCAGTGCCTCGGAAGTCCTTCCTCCTGTCCGGCGGAGACGACGCTGA